Proteins encoded within one genomic window of Sphingomonas cannabina:
- a CDS encoding PQQ-binding-like beta-propeller repeat protein, translated as MRKFVTACTALALVAGLSGCGVFKGGKKKTPVLGERVPILMSENSISPDKSIAAIEVVLPPPAANESWNQPGGNAAKSMGHLALADAPRQIWRAQIPGGDTRVRLAAAPTVDGGKLFVMDTEGAVHAFDANTGAKLWTVETAAAGKDKKEAKKNARARFGGGASAEGGKVFATNGLGDVVALDASNGAVLWRAKPGGPLRGAPTLANGNIYVLSQDNQLFALNQADGSVVWTQAGSLESQGVFGVAAPAAAQGTVVAGFSSGELNAYRYENGSSVWADTLSRSSISTSVSSLSDIDAEPVIDQGRAYAVGQGGRMVALELVTGQRLWEQNLAGISTPWVAGEWIFVVTDDARLICLARASGKIRWISQLRKYRKEKKQKDPIAWIGPVLAGGKLWLANSQGQIVSASPTDGTVGYTLETKGRFGLPLMVANSTLYSLNDKGGLTAYR; from the coding sequence ATGAGGAAGTTTGTCACCGCGTGCACCGCGCTCGCGTTGGTTGCGGGCCTGAGCGGCTGCGGCGTCTTCAAGGGCGGCAAGAAGAAGACGCCGGTGCTCGGCGAACGCGTGCCGATCCTGATGAGCGAGAATTCGATCTCGCCCGACAAGTCGATCGCCGCGATCGAGGTGGTGCTGCCGCCGCCGGCCGCCAACGAGAGCTGGAACCAGCCGGGCGGGAACGCCGCCAAGTCGATGGGCCATCTCGCGCTCGCCGATGCGCCGCGTCAGATCTGGCGCGCGCAGATTCCGGGCGGCGACACCCGCGTCCGTCTGGCGGCCGCGCCGACCGTCGACGGCGGTAAGCTGTTCGTGATGGACACGGAGGGCGCAGTCCATGCCTTCGACGCCAATACCGGCGCGAAGCTGTGGACGGTCGAGACTGCGGCCGCCGGCAAGGACAAGAAGGAAGCCAAGAAGAATGCCCGCGCCCGCTTCGGCGGCGGCGCCAGCGCCGAGGGCGGCAAGGTGTTCGCGACCAACGGGCTCGGCGACGTGGTGGCGCTCGATGCCAGCAACGGCGCGGTGCTCTGGCGCGCCAAGCCCGGCGGTCCGCTGCGCGGCGCGCCGACGCTCGCCAACGGCAACATCTATGTGCTGAGCCAGGACAACCAGCTGTTCGCGCTCAACCAGGCCGACGGCAGCGTGGTGTGGACGCAGGCGGGCAGCCTCGAATCGCAGGGCGTGTTCGGCGTCGCCGCCCCCGCCGCGGCGCAGGGCACCGTCGTCGCCGGCTTCTCCTCGGGCGAGCTCAACGCATACCGTTATGAGAACGGCAGCAGTGTCTGGGCCGATACGCTGTCGCGCAGCAGCATCTCGACCTCGGTATCGAGCCTGTCCGACATCGACGCCGAGCCGGTGATCGACCAGGGCCGCGCCTATGCCGTCGGCCAGGGCGGCCGCATGGTGGCGCTGGAACTGGTGACCGGCCAGCGCCTGTGGGAACAGAACCTCGCCGGCATCTCGACGCCATGGGTCGCGGGCGAGTGGATCTTCGTCGTCACCGACGATGCCCGCCTGATCTGCCTCGCGCGCGCCAGCGGCAAGATCCGCTGGATCAGCCAGCTGCGCAAATACCGCAAGGAGAAGAAGCAGAAGGACCCGATCGCGTGGATCGGCCCGGTGCTTGCCGGCGGCAAGCTGTGGCTGGCGAATTCGCAAGGCCAGATCGTCTCGGCGTCGCCCACCGACGGCACTGTCGGCTACACGCTCGAGACCAAGGGCCGCTTCGGCCTGCCGCTGATGGTGGCGAATTCGACGCTCTATTCGCTGAACGACAAGGGCGGGCTGACGGCGTATCGCTAG
- a CDS encoding polyprenyl synthetase family protein, which translates to MAQASLALGAALREAAAEVDRQLDLLLAVPDDPRADLYRAMRHVAIGGGKRLRPFLTMSTAGMFGVDRDCAARAATAIECIHVYSLVHDDLPAMDDDDMRRGKPTVHRAFDEATAILAGDSLHALAFEVAAHEATHPDPFVRIELVGEIARAAGPAGMAGGQMMDLEAEKASFDLATVTRLQALKTGALIGCSVEAGAILGRVPPEARTGLRGYARDIGLAFQIADDILDVEGSEDATGKRLRKDEAAGKETFVTLLGLDRARAQAALLVEQAVEHLRSYGPEADLLRDVARYVLERDR; encoded by the coding sequence GTGGCGCAGGCGTCGCTGGCGCTCGGCGCCGCGCTGCGCGAGGCGGCGGCGGAAGTCGACCGCCAGCTCGACCTGCTGCTCGCCGTCCCCGACGATCCGCGCGCGGACCTCTACCGCGCCATGCGCCACGTCGCGATCGGCGGCGGCAAGCGGCTGCGCCCCTTCCTGACCATGTCGACCGCGGGCATGTTCGGCGTCGACCGCGACTGCGCCGCGCGCGCCGCCACCGCGATCGAGTGCATCCACGTCTACAGCCTGGTCCACGACGACCTGCCGGCGATGGACGACGACGACATGCGCCGCGGCAAGCCGACCGTCCACCGCGCCTTCGACGAGGCGACCGCGATCCTGGCCGGCGACAGCCTCCACGCGCTCGCCTTCGAGGTCGCCGCGCATGAGGCGACCCATCCCGACCCCTTCGTCCGTATCGAGCTGGTCGGCGAGATCGCCCGCGCCGCCGGCCCGGCGGGCATGGCCGGCGGCCAGATGATGGACCTCGAGGCGGAGAAGGCGAGCTTCGACCTCGCCACCGTCACCCGGCTCCAGGCGCTCAAGACCGGCGCGCTGATCGGCTGCTCGGTCGAGGCGGGCGCGATCCTCGGCCGCGTGCCGCCCGAGGCGCGCACGGGGCTGCGCGGCTATGCCCGCGACATCGGCCTCGCCTTCCAGATCGCCGACGACATTCTCGACGTCGAGGGCAGCGAGGATGCCACCGGCAAGCGGCTGCGCAAGGATGAGGCGGCCGGCAAGGAGACCTTCGTCACCCTGCTCGGCCTCGACCGCGCGCGGGCCCAGGCGGCGCTGCTGGTCGAGCAGGCGGTGGAGCATCTGCGCAGCTACGGACCCGAGGCCGACCTACTGCGCGACGTCGCGCGCTATGTTCTGGAGAGAGACCGCTAA
- a CDS encoding sensor domain-containing diguanylate cyclase, which produces MPGVRIVRLIGALLLALALPLGASAATSAAPEVLPLPVCIAPALPGSTAAEALRGRLPYDCASPQHRHGPGDYWALSAPVPAALGNGEVRVRVLSLWQRALTLHALYADGHVETIPTTSATLSRHVQLGAIIEFALPARPAPVTRLLWHVEGASNVRGILLGQRIANPPAAERANLAMAAIYSGFAGLAIALLVYNLAIWGALRHRFQLAYCVMVGAMLAYTFSSSGALAWAWPGIDNNVRLRINYLLLGIIAAAALAFARSFFEPRVFTPRLSALTRAAIVLLLTVAVLFWPLSYLATPLADAIYSWSFLTGLAMVGPILWSAWRQKSDYLWMFAVAWAAPIVFSMARVLAALHVIPTNFWLDNSTVLSLGIEALLSSIAIAYRVWMLSRERDEALAGETLARRLADTDPLTGLLNRRAFLSQAIGREGEQQLHVIDIDHFKRVNETLGHDGGDEVLRVYARVLRTLVPTGALVARIGGEEFAIVAAADMPIDAERILAKLRSARMPFDLTVTSSIGSCLGPLTDEVDWKRLYHCADRALFDAKSAGRDRARRGRSLAA; this is translated from the coding sequence ATGCCGGGGGTTCGCATTGTCAGGTTGATCGGCGCGCTGCTGCTCGCGCTCGCCTTGCCGTTGGGCGCGAGCGCGGCGACTTCGGCTGCGCCCGAGGTGCTCCCGCTTCCGGTGTGCATCGCCCCGGCCCTGCCCGGCTCGACCGCCGCAGAAGCGCTGCGCGGCCGCCTCCCCTACGACTGCGCTTCTCCGCAGCATCGTCATGGCCCAGGCGACTATTGGGCACTGTCCGCACCCGTCCCGGCCGCGCTCGGCAACGGTGAGGTCCGCGTGCGCGTGCTGAGTCTGTGGCAGCGGGCGCTGACGCTGCACGCGCTCTACGCGGACGGCCATGTCGAGACGATCCCCACCACCAGCGCCACGCTGTCGCGCCACGTCCAGCTCGGCGCGATCATCGAGTTCGCGCTGCCGGCACGACCGGCGCCGGTCACGCGGCTGCTCTGGCACGTCGAGGGGGCGTCGAACGTCCGCGGCATCCTGCTCGGGCAGCGGATCGCCAATCCCCCGGCAGCCGAGCGCGCCAACCTGGCGATGGCGGCGATCTACAGCGGTTTCGCCGGCCTCGCCATCGCCCTGCTCGTCTACAATCTCGCGATCTGGGGGGCGCTCCGCCACCGGTTCCAGCTTGCCTATTGCGTCATGGTCGGGGCGATGCTGGCCTATACCTTCTCCTCCTCGGGCGCGCTCGCCTGGGCGTGGCCGGGGATCGACAACAACGTCCGGCTCCGGATCAACTACCTGCTGCTCGGCATCATCGCCGCGGCGGCGCTGGCGTTCGCGCGGTCCTTCTTCGAGCCCAGGGTGTTCACGCCCCGGCTCAGCGCGCTGACCCGCGCGGCGATCGTCTTGCTGCTAACGGTGGCGGTGCTGTTCTGGCCGCTGTCCTATCTCGCCACGCCGCTTGCGGATGCGATCTATTCGTGGAGCTTCCTCACCGGGCTGGCGATGGTCGGGCCGATCCTGTGGTCTGCGTGGCGGCAGAAGAGCGACTATCTGTGGATGTTCGCGGTCGCCTGGGCGGCGCCGATCGTCTTCTCGATGGCGCGCGTGTTGGCGGCACTGCACGTCATCCCGACCAATTTCTGGCTCGACAATTCGACCGTGCTGTCGCTGGGGATCGAGGCGCTGCTGTCCAGCATCGCCATCGCCTATCGCGTGTGGATGCTGAGCCGCGAGCGCGACGAGGCGCTGGCGGGCGAGACGCTCGCGCGGCGGCTGGCCGACACCGATCCGCTGACCGGCCTGCTCAACCGCCGCGCCTTCCTGTCCCAGGCGATCGGGCGCGAGGGCGAGCAGCAGCTCCACGTCATCGACATCGACCATTTCAAGCGGGTCAACGAGACGCTCGGCCATGACGGCGGCGACGAGGTGCTGCGCGTCTACGCCCGCGTGCTGCGGACCCTGGTGCCGACCGGCGCACTGGTTGCGCGGATCGGCGGCGAGGAGTTCGCGATCGTCGCCGCCGCCGACATGCCGATCGACGCCGAGCGCATCCTCGCCAAGCTGAGGTCGGCGCGGATGCCGTTCGACCTGACCGTCACCTCCAGTATCGGCAGCTGCCTCGGCCCGCTCACGGACGAGGTCGACTGGAAACGGCTTTACCATTGCGCCGACCGCGCGCTGTTCGACGCCAAGTCTGCCGGCCGCGACCGTGCACGGCGCGGGCGATCCCTCGCCGCCTGA
- a CDS encoding CopG family transcriptional regulator, giving the protein MAGDRKVGEDRQGFESEPLVGLYEIGPDDELDEADLAGIADLDAGRTVSNEAVIRWLKSWGTGNRLPRPKCGE; this is encoded by the coding sequence ATGGCCGGCGACCGCAAGGTCGGCGAGGACCGCCAGGGGTTCGAGAGCGAACCCCTGGTGGGTCTTTATGAGATTGGGCCGGACGACGAGCTCGACGAGGCCGACCTCGCCGGCATCGCCGACCTGGACGCCGGACGGACCGTCAGCAATGAGGCGGTGATCCGTTGGCTTAAGTCGTGGGGAACAGGCAATCGGCTGCCGAGACCTAAGTGCGGCGAGTAG
- a CDS encoding type II toxin-antitoxin system RelE/ParE family toxin, giving the protein MRRVDWSDRAIDELDRIGLYIEQFDPDAAGRISNRIISAAQGLADFPHKGRRIGRGLRQLSVVYPYLIRYRVHRE; this is encoded by the coding sequence GTGCGGCGAGTAGATTGGTCGGATCGCGCGATCGACGAACTTGACCGGATCGGCCTCTATATCGAGCAGTTCGATCCAGACGCTGCCGGGCGAATATCGAATCGTATCATTTCCGCAGCCCAAGGCCTCGCCGATTTCCCGCACAAGGGACGCAGGATCGGCCGCGGATTGCGGCAGCTCTCCGTCGTTTATCCCTACCTGATTCGCTATCGGGTTCATCGCGAGTGA
- a CDS encoding DUF1192 domain-containing protein, translated as MDVDDNLPRKSRDLVAELARQDLDPFSVEELQERIAALEAEIARSKQRIERAVNHRASADALFKR; from the coding sequence ATGGACGTCGACGACAACCTTCCGCGCAAGAGTCGCGACCTGGTCGCGGAGCTCGCCAGGCAGGACCTCGATCCCTTCTCGGTCGAGGAGCTGCAGGAACGCATCGCTGCGCTCGAAGCGGAAATTGCCCGGTCCAAACAAAGAATTGAACGCGCCGTTAACCATCGCGCAAGCGCTGACGCGCTATTCAAGCGATGA
- a CDS encoding exodeoxyribonuclease VII small subunit encodes MTEDSAVEALSFEEALKELEAIVARLESGDAALDEAIALYERGDKLRRQCAARLDAAQARIEAVRLDANGQPAGTTPFNAG; translated from the coding sequence ATGACAGAGGACAGTGCGGTCGAGGCGCTTTCGTTCGAGGAGGCGCTCAAGGAGCTGGAGGCGATCGTCGCCCGGCTGGAGAGCGGCGACGCCGCGCTCGACGAGGCGATCGCGCTCTACGAACGGGGGGACAAGCTGCGCCGGCAATGCGCCGCACGGCTCGATGCGGCGCAGGCGCGGATCGAGGCGGTAAGGCTCGATGCGAACGGGCAGCCCGCCGGCACCACCCCGTTCAACGCCGGGTGA
- a CDS encoding long-chain-fatty-acid--CoA ligase — protein MSEPESAWRSAYHHPVPWDRDFPPTTMVALFEETAARVPDAPLLDFLGRRYSYAETLDGANRVACGLKALGYGPGDRIGLFLPNVPHYVAAYYGILKLGATVVNFSPLYTVEELAHQVADSGTRLLFTLSATALLPNALKVLEASSLERLVVGSVAGALPPAKSLFYRLFRGREVTPRPHDERIIAFSRLIANDGACPSPDLDPDRDLALIQYTGGTTGTPKGAMLSHQNLSANARQVALLDPHPEEADTVLGVLPFFHVFANTCVLNRTVIKGGEIIMLPRFDAGQVLAAIQRTRPRAMPGVPTMYQALLDNPRFGRTDFSSVKFCISGGAPLPAELKTRFEAATGSTLIEGYGLSESSGVLSANPYAGPMKPGIGQPIPGTRVHLVDKEDPTRPPPEGEPGEIVAAGPQIMKGYWQRPDADAEVFVDDAEGTRWLRTGDVGTIDEDGYIRIVDRLKDMIAVSGFKVFPSQIEALLHHHPAVKEALVLGLPDPYRGEHPRAYVTLLDGAAATGEELRDWLNPQLGKHERVDEVVVRLTLPKTMIGKLSRKDLKAEVMGN, from the coding sequence ATGAGCGAGCCCGAGTCCGCCTGGCGCAGCGCCTATCACCATCCCGTCCCCTGGGATCGTGACTTCCCGCCGACGACGATGGTCGCGCTGTTCGAGGAGACGGCGGCGCGGGTGCCGGACGCGCCGCTGCTCGACTTCCTCGGCCGCCGCTACAGCTATGCCGAGACGCTGGACGGCGCCAACCGCGTCGCCTGCGGCCTGAAAGCGCTGGGCTATGGGCCGGGCGACCGCATCGGACTGTTCCTGCCCAATGTGCCGCATTACGTCGCCGCCTATTACGGCATCCTCAAGCTCGGTGCGACGGTGGTCAACTTCTCGCCGCTCTACACCGTGGAGGAGCTGGCCCACCAGGTCGCCGACTCGGGCACGCGCCTCCTCTTCACCCTCTCCGCCACCGCACTGCTGCCCAACGCGCTCAAGGTGCTGGAGGCGAGCAGCCTCGAGCGGCTGGTGGTGGGATCGGTCGCGGGTGCGCTGCCGCCGGCAAAGTCGCTGTTCTACCGCCTGTTCCGCGGCCGCGAGGTGACCCCGCGCCCGCACGACGAGCGCATCATCGCCTTCTCCAGACTGATCGCCAACGACGGCGCCTGCCCGAGTCCGGACCTCGACCCCGATCGCGACCTCGCGCTGATCCAGTACACCGGCGGCACCACCGGCACCCCCAAGGGCGCGATGCTGAGCCACCAGAACCTGTCGGCCAACGCGCGGCAGGTAGCGCTGCTCGATCCGCATCCGGAGGAGGCGGACACGGTGCTGGGCGTGCTGCCCTTCTTCCACGTCTTCGCCAACACCTGCGTGCTCAACCGCACCGTGATCAAGGGCGGCGAGATCATCATGCTGCCGCGCTTCGACGCCGGCCAGGTGCTCGCCGCGATCCAGCGCACGCGGCCGCGCGCGATGCCGGGCGTGCCGACGATGTACCAGGCGCTGCTCGACAACCCGCGGTTCGGCCGCACCGATTTCTCCTCGGTCAAATTCTGCATCTCGGGCGGCGCGCCGCTGCCCGCCGAACTCAAGACGCGGTTCGAGGCGGCGACCGGATCGACGCTGATCGAGGGCTATGGCCTGTCGGAGAGCTCAGGCGTGCTCTCGGCCAATCCCTATGCCGGCCCGATGAAGCCCGGCATCGGCCAGCCGATCCCCGGCACGCGCGTCCATCTGGTCGACAAGGAGGACCCGACCCGCCCACCGCCCGAGGGCGAGCCGGGCGAAATCGTCGCCGCGGGGCCGCAGATCATGAAGGGCTATTGGCAGCGTCCCGACGCCGATGCCGAGGTATTCGTCGACGATGCCGAGGGCACGCGCTGGCTGCGCACCGGCGACGTCGGCACGATCGACGAGGATGGCTATATCCGCATCGTCGACCGCCTCAAGGACATGATCGCGGTCAGCGGCTTCAAGGTGTTCCCAAGCCAGATCGAAGCGCTGCTCCACCACCATCCGGCGGTGAAGGAGGCGTTGGTGCTCGGCCTGCCCGATCCTTACCGCGGCGAGCATCCGCGCGCCTATGTCACGCTGCTCGACGGCGCGGCGGCGACCGGCGAGGAGCTGCGCGACTGGCTCAACCCGCAGCTCGGCAAGCACGAGCGGGTGGACGAGGTGGTGGTGCGGCTGACGCTGCCCAAGACGATGATCGGGAAGCTCAGCCGGAAGGATCTGAAGGCGGAAGTTATGGGCAACTAA
- the coaD gene encoding pantetheine-phosphate adenylyltransferase: MTRIGVYPGTFDPITLGHMDIIRRGAKLVDRLVIGVTTNPSKSPMFSVEERMAMVQREVAAIGNGEIHVVGFDSLLMDFAEREGASVIVRGLRAVADFEYEYQMAGMNQQLNSRVETVFLMADVSLQPIASRLVKEIAIYGGDIAKFVTPAVKAEVDARVAQLGRKGAH, translated from the coding sequence ATGACCCGAATCGGCGTCTACCCCGGCACCTTCGACCCGATCACGCTGGGCCATATGGACATCATCCGCCGCGGCGCGAAGCTGGTCGACCGGTTGGTGATCGGCGTCACCACCAACCCGTCGAAGTCGCCGATGTTCTCGGTCGAGGAGCGGATGGCGATGGTGCAGCGCGAGGTGGCGGCGATCGGCAACGGCGAGATCCATGTCGTCGGCTTCGATTCGCTGCTGATGGACTTCGCCGAGCGCGAGGGCGCGAGCGTCATCGTGCGCGGCCTGCGCGCCGTCGCCGACTTCGAGTACGAATATCAGATGGCGGGCATGAACCAGCAGCTCAACAGCCGCGTCGAGACGGTGTTCCTGATGGCCGACGTCTCGCTGCAGCCGATCGCGAGCCGGCTGGTCAAGGAGATCGCCATCTACGGCGGCGACATCGCCAAGTTCGTGACGCCCGCGGTGAAGGCGGAAGTCGATGCGCGGGTTGCCCAGTTGGGGCGCAAGGGCGCTCACTGA
- a CDS encoding tetratricopeptide repeat protein, producing the protein MALSPQSNEAFFREVDDELRRDQAVALWRRWGIAIVAVVVLALAAFGGWLYWQSHREAKAGEQSITFNKALDELGNRRTEAARPMLEQLAKEGTPGYAALSKFTLADLALQKNDLKAAAARFAEVANDGSAAEPLRNLALIRQTLAEYDSLQPQVVIDRLRPFAVKGNPYFASAAEMTAVAYLRTGRKDLAGRLFGDIAKDETVPASVRQRAVQMAGVLGVDAVAQPEEKKAQ; encoded by the coding sequence GTGGCGCTGAGCCCGCAATCCAACGAAGCATTCTTCCGCGAGGTCGACGATGAGCTGCGCCGCGATCAGGCGGTCGCGCTGTGGCGCCGCTGGGGCATCGCCATCGTCGCCGTGGTCGTGCTGGCGCTCGCCGCGTTCGGCGGCTGGCTCTATTGGCAGTCGCACCGCGAGGCCAAGGCCGGCGAGCAGAGCATCACCTTCAACAAGGCGCTCGACGAGCTCGGCAACCGGCGGACCGAGGCTGCGCGCCCGATGCTCGAGCAGCTCGCGAAGGAGGGGACGCCGGGCTATGCCGCGCTCTCCAAGTTCACGCTCGCGGACCTCGCGCTCCAGAAGAACGACCTCAAGGCCGCCGCGGCCAGGTTCGCCGAGGTCGCGAACGACGGCTCGGCCGCCGAGCCGCTGCGCAACCTCGCGCTCATCCGCCAGACGCTGGCCGAATATGATTCGCTCCAGCCGCAGGTGGTGATCGACCGCCTGCGCCCCTTTGCCGTCAAGGGAAACCCCTATTTCGCGAGCGCGGCGGAGATGACCGCGGTCGCCTATCTGCGCACGGGCCGCAAGGACCTGGCCGGCCGCCTGTTCGGCGACATCGCCAAGGATGAGACGGTGCCGGCGTCGGTTCGTCAACGCGCGGTTCAGATGGCCGGCGTACTGGGGGTCGACGCGGTCGCGCAACCTGAGGAAAAGAAGGCTCAATGA
- the clpA gene encoding ATP-dependent Clp protease ATP-binding subunit ClpA: MPSFASALETTLHKALEAASSRRHEYATLEHLLLALIDDEHASKVMSACGVDLGDLKTTVAHYLDTELEALKVAAATDPSPTSGFQRVVQRAILHVQSSGRDEVTGANVLVALFSERESYAVYFLQQQDMSRLDAVSYISHGVGKGGQPIETREVKGAEEEKPKDAKKGGESALKQFTVDLNEKAKAGKVDPLIGRGPEVDRTIQILCRRSKNNPLYVGDPGVGKTAIAEGLARKIVEGEVPDVLKEAVIYSLDMGALLAGTRYRGDFEERLKQVVAELEKLPHAILFIDEIHTVIGAGATSGGAMDASNLLKPALSGGAIRCIGSTTYKEFRNHFEKDRALLRRFQKIDVNEPSVEDTVKILAGLRTAFEGHHNVKYTPDAIKSAVELSARYINDRKLPDKAIDVIDEVGAMQMLVPPSKRKKTITVKEIEAVIATMARIPPKSVSTDDTRTLANLDTDLKRVVFGQDKAIEVLSSAIKLSRAGLRDPDKPIGNYLFSGPTGVGKTEVARQLANILGIPLQRFDMSEYMERHSVSRLIGAPPGYVGYDQGGLLTDAVDQQPHSVLLLDEIEKAHPDLFNILLQVMDNGKLTDHHGKTVDFRNTILIMTTNAGAADMARESIGFGEISREDAQEDAVKKLFTPEFRNRLDAIVPFDYLPPAVVGRVVEKFILQLELQLADRGVHISLDDEAKAWLTERGYDRLYGARPMGRLIQEKVKQPLAEELLFGKLVHGGEVTVKLKDGALAFEIVGAAPGKPRKGGKAPAKVKAK, from the coding sequence ATGCCGTCCTTCGCTTCCGCCCTGGAAACCACCCTGCACAAGGCGCTCGAGGCCGCGTCCTCCCGCCGGCATGAGTATGCGACGCTCGAGCATTTGCTGCTCGCGCTGATCGACGACGAGCACGCGTCGAAGGTGATGAGCGCCTGCGGCGTGGACCTCGGCGATCTCAAGACCACCGTCGCGCATTATCTCGACACCGAGCTGGAGGCGCTGAAGGTCGCCGCGGCGACCGATCCGTCGCCCACCAGCGGCTTCCAGCGCGTCGTCCAGCGCGCGATCCTGCACGTCCAGTCCTCGGGCCGCGACGAGGTGACGGGCGCCAACGTGCTCGTCGCGCTGTTCAGCGAGCGCGAGAGCTATGCCGTCTATTTCCTGCAGCAGCAGGACATGAGCCGCCTCGACGCGGTCAGCTACATCAGCCACGGCGTCGGCAAGGGCGGTCAGCCGATCGAGACCCGCGAGGTCAAGGGCGCCGAGGAGGAGAAGCCCAAGGACGCCAAGAAGGGCGGCGAGAGCGCGCTCAAGCAGTTCACCGTCGACCTCAACGAGAAGGCCAAGGCCGGCAAGGTCGATCCGCTGATCGGCCGCGGGCCGGAGGTCGATCGCACCATCCAGATCCTGTGCCGCCGCAGCAAGAACAACCCGCTCTACGTGGGCGATCCGGGCGTCGGCAAGACCGCGATCGCGGAAGGCCTCGCGCGCAAGATCGTCGAGGGCGAGGTGCCCGACGTGCTCAAGGAAGCCGTGATCTACTCGCTCGACATGGGCGCGCTGCTCGCCGGCACGCGCTATCGCGGCGACTTCGAGGAGCGGCTGAAGCAGGTCGTCGCGGAGCTGGAGAAGCTGCCGCACGCGATCCTGTTCATCGACGAGATCCACACGGTCATCGGCGCCGGCGCGACCAGCGGCGGGGCGATGGATGCGTCCAACCTCCTGAAGCCCGCGCTGTCGGGCGGCGCGATCCGCTGCATCGGCTCGACCACCTACAAGGAGTTCCGCAACCACTTCGAGAAGGACCGCGCGCTGCTGCGCCGCTTCCAGAAGATCGACGTCAACGAGCCGTCGGTCGAGGATACGGTGAAGATCCTCGCGGGCCTGCGCACCGCGTTCGAGGGGCACCACAACGTCAAATACACCCCCGACGCGATCAAGTCGGCGGTGGAGCTCAGCGCGCGCTACATCAACGACCGCAAGCTGCCCGACAAGGCGATCGACGTGATCGACGAGGTCGGCGCGATGCAGATGCTGGTGCCGCCGTCGAAGCGTAAGAAGACGATCACCGTCAAGGAGATCGAGGCGGTGATCGCGACGATGGCGCGCATCCCGCCGAAGTCGGTGTCGACCGACGACACGCGGACGCTGGCCAACCTCGACACCGACCTGAAGCGCGTCGTGTTCGGGCAGGACAAGGCGATCGAGGTGCTGTCCTCGGCGATCAAGCTGAGCCGCGCGGGCCTGCGCGATCCGGACAAGCCGATCGGCAACTATCTGTTCTCCGGCCCCACCGGCGTCGGCAAGACCGAGGTCGCGCGGCAGCTCGCCAACATCCTCGGCATCCCGCTCCAGCGCTTCGACATGTCGGAATATATGGAGCGCCACTCGGTGAGCCGCCTGATCGGCGCGCCTCCGGGCTATGTGGGCTATGACCAGGGCGGCCTGCTGACCGATGCGGTCGACCAGCAGCCGCACTCGGTGCTGCTGCTCGACGAGATCGAGAAGGCGCATCCCGACCTGTTCAACATCCTCCTCCAGGTGATGGACAACGGCAAGCTGACCGACCACCACGGCAAGACGGTCGATTTCAGGAACACCATCCTGATCATGACCACCAATGCCGGCGCCGCCGACATGGCGCGCGAATCGATCGGTTTCGGCGAGATCAGCCGCGAGGACGCGCAGGAGGACGCGGTGAAGAAGCTCTTCACCCCGGAATTCCGCAACCGCCTCGATGCTATCGTGCCGTTCGACTACCTCCCGCCGGCGGTGGTCGGCCGCGTGGTCGAGAAGTTCATCCTCCAGCTCGAGCTGCAGCTCGCCGATCGCGGCGTGCACATCAGCCTCGACGACGAGGCGAAGGCGTGGCTCACCGAGCGCGGCTACGACCGGCTCTATGGCGCGCGGCCGATGGGCCGCCTGATCCAGGAGAAGGTCAAGCAGCCGCTCGCCGAGGAACTGCTGTTCGGCAAGCTCGTCCATGGCGGCGAGGTAACGGTGAAACTCAAGGACGGCGCGCTCGCCTTCGAGATCGTCGGCGCGGCGCCGGGCAAGCCCAGGAAGGGCGGCAAGGCGCCGGCCAAGGTCAAGGCGAAGTAA